The nucleotide window TGCGAAAGAAGCCACAAATGCTATTTCTACAGCTGACTACTTTCAcaattacaaaaaagaaacagcaCTTAAAATACCAAAAGTTATTAGTGCTCACAGAAGAATATTGGTCATGGAATATGTATCGGGAAATCGGTTGGACGATGTAACATATCTTGATGAACAcagaatttcaagagctgAAGTATCCTCGTGCCTTTCGcacattttcaataacaTGATTTTCACTCCAAATGTCGGTTTACATTGTGATCCTCATGGCGGTAATTTGGCAATCAGAAGTCGTAGCCCATCGAAAAGTAACCCTCATAACTTCGAAATCATACTTTTCGATCACGGACTCTACAGATATCCAAATACTCAATTAAGAAGGGACTATGCTCATTTCTGGCTCTCACTCTTAGATCATGATCaggaaaagatgaaatattATGCTAAGAGGTTCGCGAAAATTGACGATAAACAATTTCCGTTATTTGCGGCCGTTATCACTGGGAGAAGTATCGATACCGCATTGAATTATGATATTTCGAAACCCCGAagtgatgaagaaatcaaaacaatGACAAAAAGTCTCATCAATGGCACATTTCTGGTTGACCTGATGTCTATACTAGCGAAAATCCCAGCAGTAGTTCTACTTATTCTGAAGACGAATGATCTGACAAGACATCTGGACGAATGTTTACAAAATCCTTTAGGTCCAGAAAGAACTTTCCTGATTATGACACAGTATTGTGCAAAAACGGTATATGAGGAGGCGCGTGAAAGAGCCAATATTGATTTTCCAAGATGGTCTCCTATGTGGTTCTGGAAAGAGTTTTTGGCTTTCTGTGTGTACGAAAAGCGTAAAAACCAATTGTTATTTTATGATTTTGCATTGTGGTGGAAGAGGAAATTTATTTAAAACTGATATTCACCTGTATATACTATTTAGGCCCCTGTTGCAAAAGAATAggaaatttcaaacaacTTACAAATAACTCTTACGTCTTCTTTCTATTCTACAACCCATccataaattttttagcGATACAGAGATCCATGATAGCCAAGCCAACTATCTTGCACAAGGAAACCGTACGaccattttcatttaatGTAATCGACTCTAAAGAATTCTCACAAAGCTTACCAATCTCAATCAGCCCTTCTTCCTCAATTTTGGCATCTATGAGTTCACCCGCCTCTAGGAGAGTGTGCTCTTTAGAGTCTACGAGAATTGGTACTTTCTGCTCTTTGTATGCCCTAACAAGTTTTGTATCGCATTCATGCATGAAGGGTTTGTAACTGCCAatcaaagagatgaaagTATGCAGTACTTCACAACTGGAATTGGCCAATAAATCGTAGTTCAGGTGTGGTTCCGTTGACGGGACGCAACTAAAAATCACTTGGCTTTTATCAATCGCTAGGCCCAATTTTACCTTGTCTCGCAAGGAAATTTGATCGAAGGAAACATCAATGTTTTCAGAAGTCAGCATATCGTCGAAGCAGCTTAAATTCATTGCAGATGATCTATACAATATTGAAACATTGAACTTTGATACATTACTCTTCTCATGAAAGAGCCGtaaacaacaaaaaatatgccAAAACGCCTGAAGACCAGTACCAAAGACTGTACAGTTGATTGTAGTTTCATTTCTAAACCTGCTCAATTGATTAGACAGACCAACACAACTAACCAATGCCGTCCGTATCGCAGTTATCTGCTTTGCTTCACACACGCCTTTCAGCAACCCCGTGCTAGGTTGTAACACAGTGATTGAGCCCACAAATCCCAGATTAGACTTCTGGTTGAAACCCAATGTCTTCACTCCAGAGTAGACATCGTCGATAACGGGCATATACAAGTAACCTGCCTCACCGGAAGGGATACGACCAACGATCCTCGGAGGAATTATCGAAGGATTGCCAGAATACCTTTTCAATGCATTGTGTAATTCATCAACGAACTCCGAAACTTTCCAGTTAGCAGTGTTTAGGAAGAAAGTGGATACTTCGGCATCTGAAACAATACGATCAAGCATGATTATATATTTATGCCGAAGCGAGCGCTGTTGCACAACTGCAGActaaattcaaaataatgaacACAGTATGAACAAATGCAACTACAGATATCTTCTTTCAGCTTCAGCTTCAGCTGCTAGGCTGTGCTTGTAGACCTTGTGTGCGATAAGAGGAGATAAGGTTGGAGCGGTGATTCCCAAACTCGATGGCCCATATGTGAACGAAAACGAATGAACAAACAAGGCGCGCGCAATCCAGAGAATtacatttcaaattgttgagCTGTGAGCTCAATGAGATGCTATGAGATGCATTAGTCAGGTAGCTCCATAAGACCTtgcaaactttttttcGTTTAGCGAAGTCCTAAAGGGTTGCATTGGCTGATGCGATTTTTGACattaagaaaaaaaattaaaattaTTAAACGAGTTAACTAAGCAAGGTAGGCATCAACAAATGCAGATTAAAAGCAGATCAGAATTTTCGGCGAAAGCACCTGCTCTTATATTCTGTAAACGGCGGGATAATCATAAAGGAACGAGTGGTTTCCTTCTTGTCGTTAAAAACCACGAGGGACCAACGGGTGCCGTTAATTCCAATAGATTTGTTTTGGGTTAAAACAGCGTTTATTCAGATTTTACCCAACGATATCCGAAACCTAGTGAAGAACGACCAATCTCTATTAGAGCACTCCCTTCCAGTATTTATACAAAAGAACTAAAACTTGCGTTCGCTTTCATCGGTGGAAGTAAAGGCCGGCAAGTTCTGTAGTGCGATAACATGAGCATATCAAGCCATTCGCCGATATTAGGTGCAAATGAAGGCAGTAACAATGCAGCATCCTCCACATCTGAGAATAAGCAAAAAAGGAAACGTAATAGAGTCCCTTTGAGTTGCACGATATGtcgaaagagaaaagttaAATGTGATAAAGGACGACCTCATTGCCAACAGTGTATCAAAACAGGTGTGGCACATCTTTGCCATTATATGGAACAAAGTTGGGCGGAAGAAGCAGAGAAGGAGATATCTAAGGAGAGTGAACTTAAGCAATTAAGAGAGCGGGTAAAATGTCTTGAAGAGAGTTTATCAAAGGTACATTCTTCAGCGTGTAGCAATACACCCGAAAGCAACATATTGGGGTTAGATGAAATCACCTCTGCACCTGCGTCCCACTGCGGAGAAGAACCGAAGTCAATATCTCAGCAGAATAAGTACAATAATGATGAGCTAGATTTAACAAGGCAATTTGATATGTTacatttgaagaacaaTGGTACTATACATCTTGGTGCAACCCATTGGCTCGCGATCATGAAGGGTGATCCATATTTGAAGTTGCTATGGGGCCATATTTTCTCTGTGAGGGAGAAATTGGCTGAATGGTATagtcaaaaaagaaaagttcCAAACCAAAAGACCAATCACAATATGAGCGCTACTGGTCAACCTGCACGCTGCCCAGTTGATCATACCAAACTACATGCGGAAATGGGTAAACAACAACCTAGATGTCCTGTTAATCAACAAGCATTGAGAAAATGCCCAGTTGACCATGCTTCACTGAGTGAAAATATGGGTAATATGATGAATGCATCCTCGGTTTCAAGGTGCCCAGTAAACCATGGTACTATGACTGTGAAGCAGGAGCAAGATAAAACAGGCCTACAACTACCCGGACGTccatctttatcaaatggCCGGTCCTTACCTTCCTTCGAGAACTTGACATCAAAATGCCCGCTCACACGCGGCCCATTTACCCCCCTCAATGATCCGGTAAATAATACCAAGCAGCAAAGTCCTCCATTACCAAGGCCAatgcaacaacagcaacagcaacagcaagcACATAGTGGGATACGGGACGAAAGCCCCCAATCAATCGAACTAGTCACTGCAAGAATCTGCCAGCTGCTCCCTCCAAAAAGGGTAATATTCTCATTCATTgacaaattcttcaaacaaATATATCCGGTTATCCCAATTATTGATGaacaaaatttcaagcatCATATGAACCAAATACTACAGATAAAACCATACCCAAATGGTGATGAGGAACCTGTCGCACAACTCCGTTTAACGAAATTGGCAGATTTCTGTAATTTGGGTATTCTGGTGATTATATTAAGGTTAACATGGTTATCGCTGCCTGCAAACGCGTGCGAAATTAATCTGGGGCCAGGATGtgcttcatttttgatgcCACAGGCTACAACATCAACAATCTCACAAGCAAAGGAGGAATCTCTTTTAAATAAATACGAGACGCCGGTCGAGGTTTTAGAATTGGTTCGCGAGCGCTTGATTAagtttgatgaaatttccAGCATTTCAAACAGTAATGTTAACTTGACAACAATTCAATTTGCTATTTTCTATAAGTTATATCTCATGTGTTGGGCGAATGATAAACCAACGCAAAGTGGTGATTCTGACATGCTTCTTTCTAGTACTGCCAATAATGGCGGTGGTCAGGATAATGAAACGCA belongs to Zygotorulaspora mrakii chromosome 1, complete sequence and includes:
- a CDS encoding uncharacterized protein (similar to Saccharomyces cerevisiae YGL159W; ancestral locus Anc_1.381); the encoded protein is MLDRIVSDAEVSTFFLNTANWKVSEFVDELHNALKRYSGNPSIIPPRIVGRIPSGEAGYLYMPVIDDVYSGVKTLGFNQKSNLGFVGSITVLQPSTGLLKGVCEAKQITAIRTALVSCVGLSNQLSRFRNETTINCTVFGTGLQAFWHIFCCLRLFHEKSNVSKFNVSILYRSSAMNLSCFDDMLTSENIDVSFDQISLRDKVKLGLAIDKSQVIFSCVPSTEPHLNYDLLANSSCEVLHTFISLIGSYKPFMHECDTKLVRAYKEQKVPILVDSKEHTLLEAGELIDAKIEEEGLIEIGKLCENSLESITLNENGRTVSLCKIVGLAIMDLCIAKKFMDGL
- the CQD2 gene encoding Cqd2p (similar to Saccharomyces cerevisiae YLR253W; ancestral locus Anc_1.383), coding for MIRLLSPQLGRLNVSSCRFASSSTSRLGRQKIIKWSRGKIVFGTIVGAGFIAYETNDNAHNLLRHLFLTSKRIGVVSLATIRCFHQYKKTLDATYETPEARSEALRACHQFCATVTLHALESNRGIFIKLGQHIGALTYLLPPEWTETMVPLQDQCPQSTMEEINYMFKQDLKTDIDEMFSEFDPNPIGVASLAQVHVARLRDTQERVAVKCQHPTLKEFVPLDVMLTQTVFNLMDIVFPDYPLVWLGDELQSSIFVELDFAKEATNAISTADYFHNYKKETALKIPKVISAHRRILVMEYVSGNRLDDVTYLDEHRISRAEVSSCLSHIFNNMIFTPNVGLHCDPHGGNLAIRSRSPSKSNPHNFEIILFDHGLYRYPNTQLRRDYAHFWLSLLDHDQEKMKYYAKRFAKIDDKQFPLFAAVITGRSIDTALNYDISKPRSDEEIKTMTKSLINGTFLVDLMSILAKIPAVVLLILKTNDLTRHLDECLQNPLGPERTFLIMTQYCAKTVYEEARERANIDFPRWSPMWFWKEFLAFCVYEKRKNQLLFYDFALWWKRKFI